In Paenibacillus sp. FSL R7-0345, a single window of DNA contains:
- a CDS encoding YitT family protein: MRSLLRFAVILLGSLLIAAGTNFFLVPYKILDGGVIGIALIINYIGGVKIGLAVILCSLPIFLLAWVKERDIFYNSILGLLISSFLIELLAPLQYYFLYYIEIGSISSAIIGGFLMGSGLGLMLRYKASTGGTDLLAKFIKRYIPLNVGVLIFLGDIVIIAAGGLLISKETFFHSLLTIISGGVATGLCTLDK; the protein is encoded by the coding sequence ATGCGCTCTTTGTTACGGTTCGCTGTCATCCTGCTGGGAAGCCTGCTTATTGCAGCCGGTACCAACTTTTTTCTGGTCCCTTACAAAATACTAGATGGCGGAGTAATCGGCATTGCCCTGATTATTAATTACATCGGCGGTGTCAAAATCGGACTGGCCGTAATTCTTTGCAGTCTGCCCATCTTCCTGCTCGCCTGGGTGAAAGAACGGGATATTTTTTACAACAGTATTCTTGGGCTCTTAATTTCTTCCTTTCTGATTGAACTGCTCGCCCCGCTTCAGTATTACTTTCTGTATTATATTGAAATCGGTTCGATCTCAAGCGCGATCATCGGCGGCTTTCTTATGGGCAGCGGCCTCGGGCTGATGCTGCGCTATAAAGCCAGTACTGGCGGAACAGATTTGCTGGCCAAGTTTATTAAACGGTATATTCCGCTGAATGTCGGGGTTCTTATTTTTCTGGGTGATATTGTGATTATCGCGGCGGGCGGCCTGCTAATTTCTAAGGAAACCTTCTTCCACTCCCTGCTCACTATTATATCCGGAGGCGTAGCAACGGGATTATGTACTCTGGATAAATAA
- a CDS encoding DUF3231 family protein, whose protein sequence is MSGILNGNPKDEPLHYGEIYSLWQFSASAKMALSAFQAFHYHAGDKELKEIIDDFIDQVQREIKACDKLLKLHGFVSPPLLPDRPSARLEDIPAGARFTDPEIAAALFSSSSTGLVVCSQAMGMSIREDLGAMYMKFHAQMNALGLSLLKLNKKKGWLVTPPLQLKSREPALV, encoded by the coding sequence ATTTATAGCCTCTGGCAATTTTCCGCTTCCGCCAAAATGGCATTATCCGCTTTTCAGGCGTTTCATTATCATGCGGGAGATAAAGAACTCAAAGAAATTATTGATGATTTTATCGATCAGGTACAACGGGAGATCAAAGCATGCGACAAGCTGCTTAAGCTGCACGGCTTCGTTTCACCGCCGCTGCTGCCCGACCGTCCTTCAGCAAGACTGGAGGACATTCCGGCTGGAGCAAGATTCACCGATCCGGAGATTGCTGCAGCTTTATTTTCCTCCTCTTCAACCGGACTTGTTGTGTGCAGCCAGGCCATGGGGATGTCAATCCGCGAGGATCTGGGAGCTATGTACATGAAATTCCATGCGCAAATGAACGCACTGGGACTGTCTTTGCTCAAGCTAAACAAAAAGAAAGGCTGGCTGGTGACGCCGCCGCTTCAGCTTAAGTCGCGGGAGCCTGCGCTTGTCTGA